In Rhinolophus ferrumequinum isolate MPI-CBG mRhiFer1 chromosome 25, mRhiFer1_v1.p, whole genome shotgun sequence, the following proteins share a genomic window:
- the MLEC gene encoding malectin, whose amino-acid sequence MLGARAVEGATVELLRLLLLLLLPALPGPGLGVVGSVGAGLPESVIWAVNAGGEAHVDVHGIHFRKDPLEGRVGRASDYGMKLPILRSNPEDQILYQTERYNEETFGYEVPIREEGDYVLVLKFAEVYFAQSQQKVFDVRLNGHVVVKDLDIFDRVGHSTAHDEIIPMSIRKGKLSVQGEVSTFTGKLYIEFVKGYYDNPKVCALYIMAGTVDDVPKLQPHPGLEKKEEEEEEEEYEEGSNLKRQTNKNRVQSGPRTPNPYASDNSSLMFPILVAFGVFIPTLFCLCRL is encoded by the exons ATGCTGGGGGCCCGGGCGGTTGAGGGAGCTACCGTGGAGCTCCTGcgactgctgctgctgctgctactgccgGCGCTCCCGGGGCCGGGGCTCGGCGTGGTCGGCTCTGTGGGGGCCGGGCTGCCCGAGAGCGTAATTTGGGCCGTCAACGCGGGCGGCGAGGCGCATGTGGACGTGCACGGGATCCACTTTCGCAAGGACCCTTTGGAAGGCCGGGTGGGCCGAG CCTCCGACTATGGCATGAAACTACCAATCCTGCGTTCCAACCCCGAGGACCAGATCCTCTATCAGACAGAGCGGTACAATGAGGAGACCTTCGGCTATGAAGTGCCCATCAGGGAGGAGGGGGACTACGTGCTGGTGTTGAAATTCGCCGAGGTCTACTTTGCACAGTCCCAGCAGAAG GTGTTTGATGTGCGGCTGAATGGCCACGTCGTGGTGAAGGACTTGGACATCTTCGATCGCGTCGGGCACAGCACAGCTCATGATGAAATCATTCCTATGAGCATCAGGAAGGGGAAGCTGAGCGTCCAGGGGGAGGTGTCCACCTTCACGGGCAAGCTCTACATCGAGTTCGTCAAG GGGTACTATGACAATCCCAAAGTCTGCGCACTCTACATCATGGCTGGGACGGTGGACG ATGTACCAAAGCTGCAGCCTCATCCAGGactggagaagaaagaagaggaggaagaagaagaagaatacgAGGAAGGGTCTAATCTCAAAAGACAGACCAATAAGAACCGGGTGCAGTCAGGCCCTCGGACGCCCAACCCCTACGCCTCGGACAACAGCAGCCTCATGTTCCCCATCCTGGTGGCCTTCGGAGTCTTCATCCCAACCCTCTTCTGCCTCTGCCGGCTGTGA